The following proteins are co-located in the Thermus thermophilus HB8 genome:
- the cutA gene encoding divalent-cation tolerance protein CutA, whose product MEEVVLITVPSEEVARTIAKALVEERLAACVNIVPGLTSIYRWQGEVVEDQELLLLVKTTTHAFPKLKERVKALHPYTVPEIVALPIAEGNREYLDWLRENTG is encoded by the coding sequence ATGGAAGAGGTCGTGCTCATCACGGTGCCGAGCGAGGAGGTGGCGAGGACCATCGCCAAGGCCCTGGTGGAGGAGCGCTTGGCCGCCTGCGTGAACATCGTCCCCGGCCTCACCTCCATCTACCGCTGGCAGGGGGAGGTGGTGGAAGACCAGGAGCTTCTCCTCCTCGTCAAGACCACCACCCACGCCTTCCCTAAGCTCAAGGAAAGGGTCAAGGCCCTCCACCCCTACACCGTGCCCGAGATCGTGGCCCTGCCCATCGCCGAGGGGAACCGGGAGTACCTGGACTGGCTTCGGGAGAACACGGGATGA
- a CDS encoding nucleotidyl transferase AbiEii/AbiGii toxin family protein: MTPDMLGFLRALHQEGARFLVIGGYALAFFGRPRFTKDLDLWVDAEEAPRVLAAIRRFFGGDDLGLTVEDLASPGVVQLGYAPNRIDLVILETPPFDEAFVRALKHEVEGVQVYVVHPEDFKALKRAFGRPVDLRDLEELE; encoded by the coding sequence ATGACCCCGGACATGCTGGGCTTCCTCCGGGCCCTCCACCAAGAGGGAGCCCGGTTCTTGGTCATCGGGGGGTACGCCCTGGCCTTCTTCGGAAGGCCTCGCTTCACCAAGGACCTGGACCTCTGGGTGGACGCGGAGGAAGCCCCCAGGGTCCTCGCCGCCATCCGCCGCTTCTTCGGGGGGGATGACCTGGGCCTCACCGTGGAGGACCTGGCAAGCCCCGGCGTGGTCCAGCTGGGCTACGCCCCCAACCGCATAGACCTGGTGATCCTGGAAACGCCCCCCTTTGACGAGGCCTTCGTCCGGGCCCTGAAGCACGAGGTGGAAGGGGTCCAAGTCTACGTGGTCCACCCCGAAGACTTCAAGGCCCTCAAGCGAGCCTTTGGGCGGCCCGTGGACCTCAGGGACTTGGAGGAGCTGGAATGA